In a single window of the Rhineura floridana isolate rRhiFlo1 chromosome 3, rRhiFlo1.hap2, whole genome shotgun sequence genome:
- the LOC133381173 gene encoding zinc finger protein 91-like, whose protein sequence is MHSEKPYECLVCGKSFSQRAHLNTHQRTHTGEKPYKCIVCGKSFSTSGSLNTHLRTHTGEKPYKCMVCGKSFSQIGHLNRHLRTHTGEKPYKCMECGKSFSDSGSLTKHQRTHTGEKPYKCMVCGKSFSTSGNLNTHLRTHTGEKPYKCIVCGKSFSTSGSLNTHLRTHTGEKPYKCIVCGKSFSQSGQLNKHLRTHTGEKSYKCMECGKSFSTSGSLNTHLRTHTGEKPYKCMVCGKSFSQIGHLNRHLRSHTGEKPYKCMECGKSFSDSVSLTKHQRTHTGEKPYKCMVCGKSFSTSGNLNTHLRTHTGDKPYKCIVCGKSFSTSGSLNTHLRTHTGEKPYKCIVCGKSFSQSGQLNKHLRSHKGEKSYKCMECGKSFSDSGHLNIHLRTHTGEKPYKCMECGKSFSISGHLHTHLRTHTGEKPYKCMACGKSFSISGHLHTHLRTHTGEKPYKCIECGKSFSQAGCLNMHLRTHTGEKPFQCMECGKKFSQSGHLNIHLRTHRGEKPYKCMVCGKSFSYRGSLTKHQRIHTGEKPYKCMECGKSFSDSGNLTKHQRTHTGEKPYKCMVCGKSFSTSGSLNTHLRTHTGEKPYKCMVCGKSFSKTGYLNVHLRSHLGEKPYQCMECGQKFRQSSYLNTHLRSHMGEKPYQCMECGKSFSQSGHLHIHLRTHTGEKPYKCMVCGKSFSDSGGLTKHQRTHTGEKPYKCMVCGKSFSISGNLNTHLRTHTGEKPYKCIECGKSFSDRGSLTIHQRTHTGEKPYQCMECGKSFSQSGHLNSHLRTHTGEKS, encoded by the coding sequence ATGCACtcggagaaaccatatgaatgcttagtgtgtggaaagagcttcagtcagagggcACATCTTAATACAcaccaaagaacccatacaggggagaaaccatataaatgcatagtgtgtggaaagagcttcagtaccaGTGGAAGTCTTAATACACATCTAAGAACCCACAcgggtgagaaaccatataaatgcatggtgtgtggaaagagcttcagtcagattgGACATCTTAATAGGCATctaagaacccacacaggtgagaagccatataaatgtatggaatgtggaaagagcttcagtgatagTGGAAGTctaactaaacatcaaagaacccacacaggtgagaagccatataaatgcatggtgtgtggaaagagcttcagtaccaGTGGAAATCTTAATACACATCTAAGAACCCACAcgggtgagaaaccatataaatgcatagtgtgtggaaagagcttcagtaccaGTGGAAGTCTTAATACACAtctaagaacccatacaggggagaaaccatataaatgcatagtgtgtggaaagagcttcagtcagagtggacaacTTAATAAACATctaagaacccacacaggtgagaagtcatataaatgtatggaatgtggaaagagcttcagtaccaGTGGAAGTCTTAATACACATCTAAGAACCCACAcgggtgagaaaccatataaatgcatggtgtgtggaaagagcttcagtcagattgGACATCTTAATAGGCATCTAAGAAgccacacaggtgagaagccatataaatgtatggaatgtggaaagagcttcagtgatagCGTAAGTctaactaaacatcaaagaacccacacaggtgagaagccatataaatgcatggtgtgtggaaagagcttcagtaccaGTGGAAATCTTAATACACATCTAAGAACCCACACGGGtgacaaaccatataaatgcatagtgtgtggaaagagcttcagtaccaGTGGAAGTCTTAATACACAtctaagaacccatacaggggagaaaccatataaatgcatagtgtgtggaaagagcttcagtcagagtggacaacTTAACAAACATCTAAGAAGCCACAAAGGTGAGAagtcatataaatgtatggaatgtggaaagagcttcagtgatagTGGACATCTTAATATACATCTAAGAACCCACAcgggtgagaaaccatataaatgtatggaatgtggaaagagcttcagtatcaGTGGACATCTTCATACACATCTAAGAACCCACAcgggtgagaaaccatataaatgcatggcatgtggaaagagcttcagtatcaGTGGACATCTTCATACACATCTAAGAACCCACAcgggtgagaaaccatataaatgcatagagtgtggaaagagcttcagtcaggctGGATGTCTTAATATGCATCTAAGAACCCACACGGGTGAGAAGCCCTttcaatgcatggaatgtggaaaaaagTTCAGTCAGAGTGGACATCTTAATATACATCTAAGAACCCACAggggtgagaaaccatataaatgcatggtgtgtggaaagagcttcagttataGGGGAAGTCTAACTaagcatcaaagaatccacacaggtgagaagccatataaatgtatggaatgtggaaagagcttcagtgatagTGGAAATctaactaaacatcaaagaacccacacaggtgagaagccatataaatgcatggtgtgtggaaagagcttcagtaccaGTGGAAGTCTTAATACACATCTAAGAACCCACAcgggtgagaaaccatataaatgcatggtgtgtggaaagagcttcagtaagaCTGGATATCTTAATGTGCATCTAAGAAGCCATCTGGGTGAGAAGCCTTatcaatgtatggaatgtggacaAAAGTTCAGGCAGAGTAGCTATCTTAATACTCATCTAAGAAGCCACATGGGTGAGAAGCCCTatcaatgtatggaatgtggaaagagcttcagtcagagtggacatCTTCATATACATCTAAGAACCCACACGGGtgagaaaccatacaaatgcatggtgtgtggaaagagcttcagtgatagTGGAGGTCTAACTAAACATCAGAGAACgcacacaggtgagaagccatataaatgcatggtgtgtggaaagagcttcagtatcaGTGGAAATCTTAATACACACCTAAGAACCCACAcgggtgagaaaccatataaatgcatagagtgtggaaagagcttcagcgaTAGGGGAAGTCTAActatacatcaaagaacccacacaggtgagaagccctatcaatgcatggaatgtggaaagagcttcagtcagagtggacatCTTAATTCACATctaagaacccacacaggtgagaagtCATAA